A genomic stretch from Salmo trutta unplaced genomic scaffold, fSalTru1.1, whole genome shotgun sequence includes:
- the LOC115189681 gene encoding protein-glutamine gamma-glutamyltransferase 2-like, whose translation MGFDVGKVELHCEKNNKAHKTNDISVNRLIVRRGQSFLVTFELHGPSRPTTDLLELKVETGPQPSEALGTRSVFRLPEGCGKGSSWKVKVHQGSVFLAGSITLDITSPADAPVGEYRLSVKTSATASVGSSLGKLLLLLILVQRRLVHLPEEEERQECG comes from the exons ATGGGTTTTG ACGTTGGCAAAGTAGAGCTCCACTGTGAGAAGAACAACAAAGCCCACAAAACCAATGACATCTCAGTGAACAGACTGATAGTCAGGAGAGGCCAGTCCTTCCTGGTCACCTTTGAACTCCATGGCCCCTCCAGGCCCACAACAGACTTACTGGAGCTGAAGGTGGAGACAG GGCCCCAGCCTTCGGAGGCATTGGGGACCAGGTCAGTGTTCAGGCTACCTGAGGGCTGTGGGAAGGGTTCCTCCTGGAAGGTCAAGGTTCACCAGGGCTCAGTGTTCCTGGCAGGCTCAATCACCCTGGACATAACCAGCCCAGCAGATGCCCCAGTGGGAGAGTACAGGCTGTCTGTAAAGACCAGCGCCACCGCCTCAGTGGGCAGCAGCCTGGGCAAGCTCCTTCTGCTGTTAATCCTGGTGCAAAG AAGACTGGTGCATCTacctgaagaggaggagaggcaggagtgTGGATGA